DNA sequence from the Chloroflexota bacterium genome:
AGCCGGTTGCGGTGGCGCAACGGGACCAGTACACGTCATTCGTGCGGCAGCTCAAGGCGGCTCTCGTCGCGGCAGGCGTCGGCTCATACCTGACCGTGTGCACCATGGCCGGGGCTGCAACGTGGGCCACTGGGTACGATTTGACCGGCCTGGTAGCTGCGGGCGCCGCCGACGAGCTTTTCGTGATGGGTTACGACTACAGCTGGTCGGGCTCGGCTCGAGCCGGCGGCGTGGCGCCGATGGACGCGCCCTACATGCTCGACGTGAACGAGTCCGTCGCGGATTACCTCGAGATCGTGGCGGGTTCCAAGATCATCTGGGGCGTCCCGTACTACGGTCGGACGTGGCTGACGCAGTCGGATTCGCTCAACGCCTCGACCGTGCCCGGGGCGTCGGGGTCGTCGAAGGCGTACTACTACGTGGGCAACCTTGTGCTGTCCGGCCGATACGGAAGGCTGTGGGACGGAGTCGGCAAGGTGCCGTGGTTCCGCTACTACGACAGCGTGGCCGCTTCCTGGGTTGAGGGCTATTACGACGACGCGGCGTCGCTTGCCGAGAAATGGGACATGGTCAACCAGCGCGACCTGGCAGGCACCGGCATGTGGACGCTGCTGATGGATCAAGGAAGCGCAGACCTCTGGAATCTCCTCGCGAGCAAGTTCGTTCTCGAAGTCCCCCAGGTGTCCGAGACGTATGACCCGCCGCGGACCTTGTACTTCGCGGCGGGCACCTATGTCGGCCGCCAGTTCAACGCGACCGGGGCCATCACCGCCAGCCTGTCCTACACCCTGGCCAGCGGCTCGAACGCGCCGACCAGCCAGCGCAGCACGATCCCCAACCAGGCCGGGACCTGGTACTACATCACCGCCGGGATGTGGGCGGGCTACTGGATCCAGGAGTCGGCAGGCACCGTCCTCGGGGCCCCACCGCCGCCCCAGGCGACGACCTTCGTCCCGCTGCCCCCGACCCGGATCCTTGACACCCGAGTCGGCAATGGGCTGGCCGGCCCGTTCACCGCCAACACCCCGCGCACCTTCCAGGTCAGCGGCCGGGGCGGGGTGCCGGCCACCGCGGTCGCGGTCACTGGCAACCTGACTGTCACCAACCCGACGACAGTCGGCTACGTTTACCTCGGCCCCAACCCGACGGCCAGCCCGACCAGCTCGACCCTGAACTTCCCGGCCGGCGACAACCGGGCCAACGGGGTGACCGTGGCGCTCAGCTCGAACGGCACCCTGAGCGCCACCTACAGCCCGTCGTCAGGCGCCACCACCGACCTCCTGTTCGACGTCACCGGCTACTTCCTGCCCGACCCGGCGGGCGCGACCTTCGTCCCGCTGCCCCCGACCCGGATCCTTGACACCCGAGTCGGCAATGGGCTGGCCGGCCCGTTCACCGCCAACACCCCGCGCACCTTCCAGGTCAGCGGCCGGGGCGGGGTGCCGGCCACCGCGGTCGCGGTCACTGGCAACCTGACCGTCACCAACCCGACTCAACCTGGCTTCGTGTTCCTCGGGCCCCATCCTGTCGCCAGCCCGACCAGCTCGACGGTGAACTTCCCCCTCGGGGACACCCGGGCCAATGGGGTGACGGTGGCACTCGGCCCCACCGGCAGCCTGAGTGCGACCTTTGGCTACTCCGGCACGACCCACCTCATCTTCGACGTGACCGGCTACTTCGTGCCCGATGACAGCGGCGCCACTTTCGTCCCGCTGACGCCCGCTCGCCTGCTCGACTCCCGGGTCGGCAATGGGCTGTCCGGGCCGTTCAGCGCGTTGACCCCCCGCACCTTCCAGGTCACCGGCCTGGGCGGGGTGCCGGCCAACGCGACCGCGGTCACCGGCACCCTGACCGCCACCAACCCGACCCAACCTGGCTTCGTGTTCCTCGGGCCCGATCCGGTCGCCAACCCGACCAGCTCAACCCTGAACTTCCCGTTGGGTGACACCCGGGCCAACGGGGTCACGGTGGCCCTCAGCCCCACCGGCAGCCTGAGTGCGACCTTTGGCTACGCCGGCACCACAGACCTCGTGTTCGACGTGACCGGCTACTTCGTGCCCTGAGGGAAGACCGGCTGCTCGACCATGAGCCCGGGCGCCCCGGTCGCTACGTGCGAGCGGGCCGCTGGCGCCCTGAGAGCACCCGCTGCCATATCGCTCGCATCCCGGCGCGATGCCGCTCGACGCTGAACCGTTGCGCGTCCGCCGCTACGGCGGCGGGATCGTAATCGGGGACGCGCTCGAGGGCCTCAGCAAAGTTGCCGTCGCGCACCAAGGTGCCGGTCACGCCGTTGATGACGATATCGGTCAGCCCCCCAACCGCGGCGGCCACCACCCAGCGGCCGGAGGCGATCGCTTCGGCCGCAACCAGGCCATAGGGCTCGACCCGGGAGGGGACCAGGACCACGTCGTGGCTGGCCATGAGTCCAGGCACCTCGGCCGGATTGACTTCGCGAAGTCCGGGCCCAACCAGGGTATCGGCCAGACGTCGCGCGACGTCGACGCCCTTCTCTGCAACGTCGCCTCCCAGGTAGAGGATCCGGCGACGGGGTGGCCTGGGCGAAGGGCCAAAGCGGGCAAGGTCGATGCCGGGTGGGATAATCTCGGCTCGGCCGCCGAGGCGGCCGACCTGTTCCGCGGTCTCGGCCGAGTTGGCCACGACCGCGTCCGCGGATCGGATCACCCTGCGGGCGAGCCAGCGATGCACCACGGAGCGCTGGGCCGCATCGCGGACGTCGGCGCCATGCGCGTACACGACCAGAGGTAGTCCTCGCAGGCGCGCGGCGAGCAACGCCGGGGGGCCGGTGGCAAGCACGAAGTGCGCTTCCACGCCGTCGAAACGGCCCCGGGTGGTGAGGGCCTCCCAAACAAGTCGAGCGAATCGACCCCAGCGCGAGCCGTCGTACCGATGCGGGGCGACTACGTGGACCGTGAGGCCGGGATCACCCAGCCGATCTCGAACGAAAGCCCCAGCGGCTGGCCGATCGGGAGTCGGGTATCGCGCGGTCACGACCAGCAGGCGCATGGAGCCCGACGGTAGCACGGGTATCATCGCGACCAATGTCGACCATCGCCGCTCCCCGCCGCGCGGATGGGCGCCTGCCGAATCAGCTTCGTCCCGTGAAGATTGTGCCCGATTACCTGAAGTTCGCCGAAGGTTCGGCCCTTATCCGGGTTGGCGAGACCCGTGTCCTGTGCGCGGCCACGTTGGAAGATCGCGTGCCGCCCTTCCTGCGGGGCAAAGGCACCGGGTGGGTGACCGCGGAGTACAGCATGCTGCCGCGGGCCGGAACAGAACGGACGCCGCGCGAGGCGAGCACTGGCCGGATCGGCGGCCGCACGCATGAGATCCAGCGCCTGATCGGTCGATCCCTGCGCTCGGTGGTCGATTTGGGGGGTCTGGGCGAGCGCAGTTTGACCCTGGATTGCGACGTCCTCCAGGCCGATGGCGGCACTCGTACCGCGTCGATCACCGGGGCCTACGTGGCCCTGGCCCGCGCTCTGAACCGGTTCGGGATGGGCCACCTCCTGACCGGCCGGGTCGCGGCCGTGAGCGTGGGGATCGGGGGTGGGACGCTCCTCCTCGACCTCGACTATGCCGAGGACTCCTCAGCCGGGGTGGACTTCAACGTGGTGATGCTCGACGACGGGCGTTTCGTCGAGGTCCAGGGCACCGCCGAGCAGACCCCGTTCAGCGGGGAGCAGATGGCCGAGATGGTGAGCCTTGCGGCCGCCGGCATCCGCCAGCTCTACGAGCTGCAGCGCGAGGCGATTGCAGCCCCCGCCGCGGAGTGAGCCGGCTCCTGGTCGCCACCCACAACCCCGGCAAGCTGGCCGAGTTCCGGCGCCTGTTGGCCGACCTGGAGGCGGACGTGGTGAGCCCCAGCGAGATGGGCGTTCGGATGGACGTGCCCGAGCCGCACGCGACCTACGCCGAGAACGCCGCGGCGAAGGCGGTCGCGCTCTGCCGCGCCACGGGGGAGATCACGTTGGCCGACGACTCGGGGATCGAGGTCGCGGCGCTGGGCTGGGGACCGGGTGTCCACTCCGCGCGGTTCGCGGCGCCCGACGGACCATCCGGGGCCGAGCTCCTGCTCCATCGCCTGGCTGGCGTCGCCGATCGCAGGGTGCGGATGGTGTGCTGGCTCGCCCTGGCCACTCCGGCGCCACGGAATGGCGGTCGACCCAGCGTCGAGCTGTTCGAGGGCGCCGTCTCGGGGCGGGTGGCGGAACAACCACGCGGGGCGGGCGGTTTCGGCTACGACCCCATCTTCGAGCTGGCTGACGGGCGCACCACGGCGGAGCTGCCCGAGGCGACGAAAGATGCGCAGTCCCATCGCGGCCGCGCGGTTGCTGCCGCGATGCCGCGCCTGCAGGAGCTCCTGTCGGTCCGCGCTAGAATGCCGATCACAGCGGAGGACGCATGAACGAAGCCTCGTCCGTGCGCATCCACCCCACGGCTGACGTCTCGGCTGAGGCGATCATCGGCCCCGGCACCAGCATCTGGAACCAGGCCCAGGTCCGCGAGCGTGCCCGGATCGGGTCGGACTGCGTGATCGGCAAGAACGTGTACGTGGACTTCGACGTGGTGGTCGGCGATCGGGTCAAGATCCAGAACAACGCCTCCCTGTACCACGGCGTGACCGTCGAAGACGGCGTGTTCATCGGCCCCCACGTGTGCCTCACGAACGACCGATTACCGCGCGCGGTGGACCCGGACGGGTCGTCCAAGACCGACGCCGACTGGGAGGTCGGCCTCATCCGGGTCCGTGCTGGGGCTGCGCTCGGCGCGGCCAGCGTGGTGCTGCCCGGGGTCACGATCGGCCGCTGGGCGCTGGTCGGAGCCGGGAGCGTCGTGACCCGCGACGTCGCGGACTACGCCCTGGTCCTCGGCAACCCGGCCCGTCGAATCGGGAGCGCCTGCCCCTGCGCGGAACCGCTGCCCGACGGGCCGGATGGGACGCCGTTTGCCGGGCCGTGCCCCAGTTGTGGCCGCCAGTTCCCGCCGGCGGAGGATGTGGCGTGAAGATCGTTTCGGTGGTGGGGGCACGACCCCAATTCGTGAAGGCTGCGCCGGTCAGTCGGCAGCTTCGGCGGCGTCACCACGAGGTGCTGGTACACACCGGCCAGCACTACGACGATGCCATGAGCGCCGCCTTCTTCCGGGACCTCGACCTGCCGCAGCCGGATCACGATCTGGGAGTGGGGAGCGGGACGCACGCCATCCAGACGGCCGAGATGCTGCGTCGCTTGGAGCCGCTGCTCAGCGACGAGGCCCCCGACGCCGTCCTCGTCTATGGGGACACGAATTCCACCCTGGCAGGCGCCCTGGCCACCGCGAAGCTGGTCGACGGCGCCGGAAAGCGGCCATGGCTGGCTCACGTCGAAGGAGGCCTGCGTTCGTTCAACCCATCCATGCCCGAGGAGCGGAACCGGATCGTGGCCGATCACCTCTCGGACCTCCTCCTGGCTCCAACCCCGGCCGCAATGGCCAACCTCGCTCGAGAGGGTTTGGCGGAGCGCGCCACGATGGTCGGCGACGTGATGGTGGATGCGTTCATGGCGGCGTCGTCTCGAGCCGACGACCTCCTGCCTCCGGTTGCGCAGGCGCAGCCCTACCTCCTCCTGACCCTGCACCGCCCGTCCAACGTGGACGATCCCGCGCGCCTGGGCGCGTGGCTGGAGGCGGTGGCGGAGCAGGCAGGTCCCATCCTCTTCCCGGTCCATCCGCGCACCCGGGCCATCCTCGCCGGGGCGGAGGTCCCGATCCCGGCGTCGGTGACGCTGCTCGAGCCGGTGGGATACCTGGCCATGGTGGCGCTGGAGCGCGCCGCCCGCGTCATCGCCACCGACTCGGGCGGCGTCCAGAAGGAGGCCTACCTGGCCGGCGTGCCGTGCGTCACCCTGCGCGCCGAGACGGAGTGGATTGAGACCCTCGAGGCGGGCTGGAACCGCCTGTGCCCCGAGCCAAGCAACGCCCCCTCCGCCATCGCCACAGCCGATGAGGTGGACCGATCCGCACTCCGGCCTCCACTCTTCGGCGACGGTCATGCTGCCGAGCGCATCGTGGAAGCCCTGGAGCGTCTGACCGCGGGCCGAGCCGCCGCCCTCGTGGCCTCGTGATCCCGATCGCGCGTCCGCTGCTCGGCCCGGAGGAGCAGGCGCTGGTTGCCGAGACCCTGGCCTCCGGATCCCTGGCCCAGGGGCCGCGCGTCCGCGAGCTCGAGGAGCGCTTCGCAGCCTTCGTGGGCGTGCCGCATGCGGTCGCGACCTCCTCGGGAACGACGGCCCTGTACCTCGCACTGCTGGCTGCCGGGGTGGGCCCGGAAGACGAGGTCATCACGGTGCCATTCACCTTCATCGCGAGCGCCACCAGCGTCCTGTACACCGGGGCGCACCCCGTCTTCGTCGACGTCGAGCCCGGGTCGTTCAACATCGACCCGACCCGGGTGGAGGCGGCCATCACGCCGCGGACGCGGGCCGTCATGCCGGTCAGCCTGTACGGTCAACCGGCCGATCTGCCGGCCATCGAGGCCATTACCGAGCGGCGTGGGCTGGCGCTCATCGAGGACGCGGCGCAGAGTCATGGCGCGGCGCTTGATGGCCGCAGATCGGGGAGCTGGGGACAGGGCGTGTTCAGCTTCTACCCGACCAAGAACATGACCACCGGCGAGGGCGGCATGATCACGACCGCCGACGCCGACCTGGCGGAATGGGCTCGCCTGCGCCGCGAGCACGGCATGAAGATCCGGTACCACCACGAGGTGCTGGGCTACAACTTCCGGATGACCGATATCCACGCCGCCATCGGCCTGGCCCAGCTCGACAAGCTGCCGGCCTTCAACGCGCGCCGGATCGCGATTGCGGCCCGGTATTCCGCCTCGCTGCAGGGCGTGGTGACCCCGCGGCTGAGTCCGGGCGCGACCCATGTCTTTCATCAGTACACCTTGCGCGTGCTGAGGCGCGACGCCTTCGCCGAGCGGCTCCGCGAGCGTGGCGTGGGCACCGGCGTCTATTACCCGATCCCGGTGCACCGCCAGAAGCCATTCATCGAGCTGGGATATGGGGACCAGTCGTACCCGGTCAGCGAGCAGCTCTCGGAGGAGGTCGTGTCGATCCCGGTCCATCCCGGCCTGCGTGACGAGGAAGTGGACGCGGTCATCGAAGCCGTGAATGCCACGGCCGCCGAGCTGGGATCACATCCCGAGAGCCGGGTGGCCGCGTGAGCGGAGACCCCCTGCGGGCGGCGGTCTTCGGCCTGGGGTCGATGGGTGCCAATCATGCACGCGTCCTAAATGCGCTCCCCGGCGTCGAGCTGGTAGGCGTCATGGACACGGCCTCCGACGCTGTCAACCGCGCGACCTCGGGACGGACGGCTCGGGGCTATACCGATGTAGCCGCGATGCTGGCGGCGGAGCGACCCGACCTGGTCGTGGTGGCCGTCCCTACATCTCTGCATCACGAGGTCACCCTGCAGGCACTCGAAGCCGGAGCCCACGTCCTGGTCGAGAAGCCCATCGCCGCCACTCGGGCCGAAGGTGAGGAAATGATCGCGGCGGCTCAGGCACGGAATCTCCTGCTCACGGTCGGACATATCGAGCGCTACAATCCCGCCGTCCGCGAACTCAAGCGCCGCCTCGGGGAGGGGGAACTGGGCCGGATCTTCCAGGTGCGGGCGACCCGCCTTGGACCCTTTCCCGCCCGCATTCGCGACGTTGGGGTGGTCGTCGACCTGGCGCCCCACGACCTCGACGTGATGCGCTACCTGCTCGAATCGGAGCCGATCCGCCTGTATGCCGAGACGGAGCAGCGGATCCACACGGACCACGAAGACCTCCTCACGGGGATCGTCAAGTTTGCGTCGGGGGCCGTCGGCCTGCTGGAGATCAACTGGCTGACACCGACCAAGGTGCGCACGGTCAGCGTCACCGGTGAGCGCGGCATGTACCTGGCCGACTATCTGACCCAGGACCTCGTCTTCTATGCCAATCCGGAGTCGGGTTCGGTGGCCGAAGGGGAGATCATCTGGCGCCACATCAAGCGCGAAGAGCCCCTGGTGGTGGAGCTGGGGGAGTTCGTCGCCGCGATCCGAGACGGAAGACCGTCACCCGTTGACCCCCACGACGCGTTGGTGGCGCTCCTTCTGGCGCGCGCGATGGTGGATGCGGCGGAGCGTGGCGTGATGATCGGGCAGGAAGAGCTCGCCGAGCTGCTGCATTGAACATCGCCGTCGTCGGGCTGGGACACATCGGCCTGCCGCTTGCGGTCCAGTACGCCAGCCGTGGGCATACGGTGATCGGGTGTGACCTGGACACCCGCGTCGTCGAGGCCGTCAACCGTGGCGAGTCGCCGCATGCCGACGAGCCGGCCCTGATCGAGCGCGTTCGCCACCTCGTCAGCGAGGGCCTGCTGAGCGCCACGACCGACGACGTGGCGGGGGTCCGCCAGGCGGAGGTGATCGTCGTCATCGTGCCGGTGGTGGTTGACGACGCACGCCAGGTGGACTACTCCCAGGTCGACGCCGCCACTCGCGACGTGGCGCGTGGGCTGCAGCCGGGAACGCTCGTCATCTACGAGACCACGCTGCCCATCGGGACCACCCGGGACCGGCTGGGACCGATGCTGGAGGCGGGCTCCGGGCTGCGGGTGGACCGCGACTTCCACCTCGCCTTTTCCCCCGAACGGGTCCTCGTCGGCCGGGTACTGCTCGACCTGCAGCGCTACCCGAAAATCGTGGGCGCGACCAGGCCGGAGGGTACCCAGCGGGCAGTCGACTTCTACACCGCCGTCCTGGAGCCGGGGACCGAGATCCGTGCGGTGGCCAGCGCCGAGGCGGCGGAGATGACCAAGCTGGCCGAGACGACGTATCGCGACGTGAACATCGCTCTGGCCAACGAGTTTGCGCAGGTCGCCGCGCGACGTGGGATCGACGTGACCGAGGTCATCGCGGCGGCCAACTCGCAGCCGTACAGTCACATTCACCAGCCGGGGGTCGGCGTGGGCGGCCATTGCATCCCGGTCTACCCCCACCTCCTGTTCAGCGCGGAGCCCGGCATGCGCCTGCCGCCCCTGTCCCGGGCGGTCAACGACGGCATGGCGGCGTATGCCGTGGACCGGCTGGCCGAGGCACTCGGCTCCCTGGACGGCGCCGCGGTGCTGATCCTGGGGATCGGCTATCGGGGCGACGTCCACGAGGACTCCTTCAGCAGCGCCTTCTTGCTCCGAGACGCGCTGCGGGCCGGCGGCGCCTCCGTGTACGCCCACGATCCGTACTTCGACGCCGATCACCTTCGGCGGCGCGGCTTCGAACCCTACGACCTCCGGGCCCCGGTGCCGGTCCGCGCGGCCATCCTGCAGGCCGCCCATACCGCGTACCGAGACCTGGATCCGGCCGCCCTCCCCGGCCTCGAAGTCCTGCTCGACGGTCGCAACGCGCTGGATCGGGGTCGCGTGGAATCCGCCGGCGTTCGCTACCTCGGAGTCGGGCGCTGAGCACGGCCGACCCTGAACCTACCCCCAGCGTCGGCCTCGCCGCCGGCCGCGGCGTGTGGGTGGTGCTGCCGACCTACAACGAGCGCGAGAACCTGTCCCGGGTCGCCGACGCTGTCCTGGACGCGCTCCCCGAGGCGCGGCTGTTGGTCGTTGACGACAGCTCTCCGGATGGGACCGGAGACCTGGCGGACACGCTGGCGGCGGCAGATCCGCGGGTCGAGGTCCTGCACCGGCCGGCCAAGGAGGGCCTGGGGGTGGCCTACCGAGACGGATTCAAGCGCGTCCTCGACAAGCCGGGAACTATGGCCGTCATCCAGATGGACGCCGATTACAGCCACGATCCAGCCGATCTGCCGCGCCTGCTGGCTCCGCTCATGCGTGACGCGGACCTCGTCCTGGGGACCCGATGGATGCCCGGCGGCGGGACGCGAGGCTGGCCATGGCATCGGCGCATGGTCAGCCGCGGCGGCACCGCGTTCGCTCGGGTCGTCCTGCTCCTTCCGTACCGCGACCTGACCGGAGGTTTCAAGGCCTGGCGCCGTGAGCTGTTGGAGGCCATTCGGCTCCGCGAAGCCGACGCCCAGGGTTATGGGTTTCAGGTCGAGACGACCTGGTGGGCGCATCGGCGGGGAGCAACGATCCAAGAGATCCCCATCGTCTTCCGCGAGCGGCAGGCGGGGACCTCGAAGATGACCGGCTCGATCGTGGGGGAAGCCATCATCCTCGTCCTGCGCCTGCGCTGGCAGGCCATGGTCCGGAGGCTCGGACGGCCGCGTGGCGACCGCTGAGCGCTTCGGGTACCATGCGCGCTCGCCCAGCCATGCCACCCGCTGATCGTCCCTGCCTTGCGTTGACAGGAGCCGCATGACCTACCGCAGCCGCCCCGCCCCCCGCCGCCGACATCGGGCGCGTTGGCAGGACGAGCTTCGGACCCAACGCCTGCTCGTCGGCGGGTTCGCAGCCGCGATTGCCATCGCGCTTGGCCTGTTTGGCATGACCGCGTGGAACAGCTACTCCGACAGCCACCTGCGCCAGATGCTGATGGTCGACGGCACCGCCGTCTCGCGCGAGGCGGTGGACCTGCGCCAGGCCATCATCGGCGCCGAGCTGCAGGCGACCGGCCTGGACCTGAATGCGCAGCTGGGTGGCGCGCGAGACGCGATCCTCCAGCAGCAGCTGTCGGCCGTCGTCGACCAATTCAACACCCTCACGTCAGCCGCCACCGACTCGCTGGTGGACGGCCTGTTCCAGGCCGTCCACGCCGAGACCTACGCGATCAGCGTCGCCGACGCCGAGATCGATGCCGAGATCGCCGTCCGCCAGACGCTTTCGCCCCGCGTCCGGGTGTCCATGATCACGGTGAACGCGTTGGCCGAGGATGCGCCGACCGGGACCGAACCGACGGAGGCGGACTTCGCTCGAGCGGAGGGGGAGGCTGATGACCTGCGGGCCGAGCTGGACGACGGCGGGGACTTTGCGGCCATCGCCGCCGAGCACTCCGACGATCCCGCCTCGGCCCAGGCGGACGGACTCGTCGGCACCGTCGAGGGGGACGACGTCCAGTTCGGCTACCTCTTTCCCCTCGCCAACGGCGCTGAGGCGGGCGACCTGGTGGGCCCGGTCCGAACCGAGAACGGGTACGTGATCCTCCGCGTGGAGGCGCGCTCCGAAGAAGGACCCTTCACCTCCCTGATCGACCTTCTCGCGAGCGCGCGGGTGACCACGGCGGACTACCGGGCCTATATCGCGGATGAGCTGCGGCGCCGCGCGTTCCGCGCCTACTTCGAGCAAGAGGTGGTGGTTTCCCCGGCTCCCCAGCGCGAGATCGCCCAGATCCTGATCTTGAACGACCAGGGCGTGCCCGTTCCCAAGCAGCGCATCCGCCACCTCCTGGCCCAACCCCTGCCGGGAGCGGAGGACCAGTCCGTGGCCACCGAGGAGGAGTGGCAGGCCGCCCTGGACCGGGCCGAGGCCTGGTACGAGCAGGTCCAGGACCCGGACGCCGACTGGTTCACGCTCGCCACCCAGAGTGACGACCCCGGCTCGCGGGATGACGGCGGCGACCTCGGCTGGTATGACCCGACCAGCGGTCAGTTTGTGCCTGAGTTCGAGGCTGCGATTGCGGGGCTCACGGTCGGCGAGATCAGCGAGCCGGTTCGGACCGATTTCGGCTACCACGTCATCGAGGTCACCGATCAGCGCACCACGGCTCTCGGCTTCGCCCAGGACCTGATCGACGACCTCCAGGCCGATCCCGACTCGTTCGGCGCCGTGGCGGAGGCCAACAGCGAAGACTCGTCCACGCGCACCAAGGGGGGAAACGCTGGTTGGGTGGCACGCTACGAAGAGGTCGCAGAGCGTGAAGCGGCCATTTTCGCGCTGCAGGACGTCGGCGACATCAGCAGCGCCCCGGTCGTGGTGGGCAACCAGATCTGGATCTTCAAGCTGCTCAACTCGATCGAGCTGCGGGGCATCGACGACAATCGGCTCAACACCATCCGCGCGACCGGCTACCCCCGCTGGTACGACGAGCTGAAGGCCGAGGGCCAGATCTGGATCGACACCCAGCTGCAATTGGACGCCGCCCCGACGGCGTGAGCGACGGCCGATGACGGACGCCAGGCGAGGGCTGGACCTCCTCCTCGCGGCCGCTGGTCTGGATCCAGGCGCCGGCATTCAGGCCGTCTCCGCGGATCGGCTGGCCGCCATCCCGTTCGACCCCAGCCTCCCCCTCCTCATCCTGGCCG
Encoded proteins:
- a CDS encoding nucleotide sugar dehydrogenase gives rise to the protein MNIAVVGLGHIGLPLAVQYASRGHTVIGCDLDTRVVEAVNRGESPHADEPALIERVRHLVSEGLLSATTDDVAGVRQAEVIVVIVPVVVDDARQVDYSQVDAATRDVARGLQPGTLVIYETTLPIGTTRDRLGPMLEAGSGLRVDRDFHLAFSPERVLVGRVLLDLQRYPKIVGATRPEGTQRAVDFYTAVLEPGTEIRAVASAEAAEMTKLAETTYRDVNIALANEFAQVAARRGIDVTEVIAAANSQPYSHIHQPGVGVGGHCIPVYPHLLFSAEPGMRLPPLSRAVNDGMAAYAVDRLAEALGSLDGAAVLILGIGYRGDVHEDSFSSAFLLRDALRAGGASVYAHDPYFDADHLRRRGFEPYDLRAPVPVRAAILQAAHTAYRDLDPAALPGLEVLLDGRNALDRGRVESAGVRYLGVGR
- a CDS encoding polyprenol monophosphomannose synthase, with the protein product MWVVLPTYNERENLSRVADAVLDALPEARLLVVDDSSPDGTGDLADTLAAADPRVEVLHRPAKEGLGVAYRDGFKRVLDKPGTMAVIQMDADYSHDPADLPRLLAPLMRDADLVLGTRWMPGGGTRGWPWHRRMVSRGGTAFARVVLLLPYRDLTGGFKAWRRELLEAIRLREADAQGYGFQVETTWWAHRRGATIQEIPIVFRERQAGTSKMTGSIVGEAIILVLRLRWQAMVRRLGRPRGDR
- a CDS encoding peptidylprolyl isomerase gives rise to the protein MTYRSRPAPRRRHRARWQDELRTQRLLVGGFAAAIAIALGLFGMTAWNSYSDSHLRQMLMVDGTAVSREAVDLRQAIIGAELQATGLDLNAQLGGARDAILQQQLSAVVDQFNTLTSAATDSLVDGLFQAVHAETYAISVADAEIDAEIAVRQTLSPRVRVSMITVNALAEDAPTGTEPTEADFARAEGEADDLRAELDDGGDFAAIAAEHSDDPASAQADGLVGTVEGDDVQFGYLFPLANGAEAGDLVGPVRTENGYVILRVEARSEEGPFTSLIDLLASARVTTADYRAYIADELRRRAFRAYFEQEVVVSPAPQREIAQILILNDQGVPVPKQRIRHLLAQPLPGAEDQSVATEEEWQAALDRAEAWYEQVQDPDADWFTLATQSDDPGSRDDGGDLGWYDPTSGQFVPEFEAAIAGLTVGEISEPVRTDFGYHVIEVTDQRTTALGFAQDLIDDLQADPDSFGAVAEANSEDSSTRTKGGNAGWVARYEEVAEREAAIFALQDVGDISSAPVVVGNQIWIFKLLNSIELRGIDDNRLNTIRATGYPRWYDELKAEGQIWIDTQLQLDAAPTA